In Haloplanus rubicundus, one DNA window encodes the following:
- a CDS encoding lamin tail domain-containing protein, with the protein MSRTARTVLVALALLLVVALAGCGGAVGPTDTSAPAATETGTGTGTETGADGIVEVHFINVGQSVSTLVVGPTGETMLVDTGHYNDDGAYVLTYLERRGIDRIDHLVVSHNDADHIGGNAAIIDYYEREAAGIGAVYDPGIAASTQTYGRYLDAVEEHGVTLYETREGDEIRFEGVDVAVLGPPDPYLEDGARNENSIVLKLTHGETSVLLTGDAEDDQEAYLVDRYGDRLRATVLKAGHHGSSSSSSGAFLDAVRPNAVVVSSAYDSRYGHPTEAVLERFADRSLPTYWTATHGDIVLVSDGRGVTVRTQAAVPTDPLDLRDADDVEPGNQSVLADRARFEGGEGTVLTAAPTVTDGGTPTGRLVVAEINPDPDSPDREHLDDEYVVFENADDEPLDLSGWTVEDEAGRTYTFPDGYVLAAGGTVTLRTGTGTDTDAELYWGSGSAIWNNDGDTVIVHNSDGDPVLRETYP; encoded by the coding sequence ATGTCGCGAACGGCCCGCACGGTCCTGGTTGCCCTCGCCCTCCTCCTCGTCGTTGCCCTCGCGGGGTGCGGTGGGGCCGTCGGGCCGACCGACACATCGGCCCCAGCGGCGACGGAGACGGGAACGGGGACGGGAACGGAAACGGGCGCCGACGGGATCGTCGAAGTCCACTTCATCAACGTCGGGCAGTCGGTGAGCACGCTCGTCGTCGGGCCGACTGGCGAGACGATGCTGGTCGACACCGGCCACTACAACGACGACGGCGCGTACGTGCTGACGTATCTGGAGCGCCGGGGGATCGACCGCATCGACCACCTCGTCGTCTCGCACAACGACGCGGATCACATCGGCGGCAACGCGGCGATCATCGACTACTACGAGCGTGAGGCCGCCGGCATCGGCGCCGTCTACGACCCGGGCATCGCGGCGAGCACCCAGACGTACGGCCGCTACCTCGACGCCGTCGAGGAACACGGGGTGACGCTGTACGAGACGCGAGAGGGCGACGAGATTCGGTTCGAGGGCGTCGACGTGGCGGTGCTCGGTCCTCCCGACCCCTACCTCGAAGACGGCGCCCGCAACGAGAACAGCATCGTCCTCAAACTCACACACGGCGAGACGAGCGTCCTCCTCACCGGCGACGCCGAGGACGACCAGGAGGCCTACCTCGTCGACCGGTACGGCGACCGGCTCCGAGCGACCGTCCTGAAGGCCGGCCACCACGGCTCGTCGAGTTCCTCCAGCGGCGCCTTCCTCGACGCGGTCCGGCCGAACGCCGTCGTCGTATCGAGCGCCTACGACTCCCGGTACGGTCACCCGACCGAGGCGGTGCTGGAGCGGTTCGCCGACCGCTCGCTGCCGACCTACTGGACGGCGACCCACGGCGACATCGTCCTCGTCAGCGACGGACGCGGGGTCACCGTGCGGACGCAGGCGGCGGTACCAACCGATCCACTCGACCTCCGCGACGCCGACGACGTCGAGCCCGGGAACCAGAGCGTGCTCGCCGACCGCGCTCGCTTCGAGGGTGGCGAGGGGACGGTCCTGACGGCGGCACCGACCGTGACCGACGGCGGCACCCCGACCGGCCGTTTGGTCGTCGCGGAGATCAACCCCGACCCCGACAGTCCCGACCGGGAACACCTCGACGACGAGTACGTCGTCTTCGAGAACGCGGACGACGAACCCCTCGACCTCTCCGGCTGGACGGTCGAGGACGAGGCGGGTCGGACGTACACCTTCCCCGACGGGTACGTCCTCGCAGCCGGCGGAACGGTGACGCTGCGGACCGGCACCGGAACCGACACCGACGCCGAGCTGTACTGGGGATCGGGATCGGCCATCTGGAACAACGACGGCGACACGGTGATCGTCCACAACAGTGACGGTGACCCCGTGCTTCGGGAGACGTATCCATGA
- a CDS encoding transcriptional initiation protein Tat, with the protein MERRRLLALTVALLGGCSDLPGATGPRTPPTPSEPTAAPTRSLQVTNLAVEEADDGHLRVVATVRNGTNAQRTRRLRIRVRAGEIRTEQQRDVTVPGGTQQDVVFDFADVQYEDFSGNGSLNSGWV; encoded by the coding sequence ATGGAACGGCGTCGCCTCCTCGCTCTCACCGTTGCCCTCCTCGGCGGCTGTTCGGACCTCCCCGGTGCGACCGGGCCGCGCACCCCGCCGACGCCGAGCGAACCGACCGCCGCGCCGACCCGGTCGCTGCAGGTGACGAACCTCGCCGTCGAGGAGGCCGACGACGGCCACCTCCGGGTCGTCGCCACGGTCCGCAACGGAACGAACGCCCAGCGGACGCGGCGGCTCCGCATCCGGGTCCGGGCCGGCGAGATCCGGACCGAACAGCAACGGGACGTGACCGTCCCCGGCGGCACCCAACAGGACGTGGTCTTCGACTTTGCCGACGTGCAGTACGAGGACTTCTCGGGTAACGGGTCGCTAAACTCGGGGTGGGTGTAG
- a CDS encoding alpha/beta fold hydrolase: protein MAYFETTDGVPIYYTDRGEGDPILLIHGWTMNSTYWWQHNVDALVEAGYQVVAMDLRGHGKSGKTDAGHTLAQYGRDVRELIDHLGLDGVTPVGWSMGTAVILNYVDQFGTNGLEKVVFVDQSPKFHTDDEWEHGLLGEFSGEAATELATNLEYNRPSAAKPFVQAMFADEIDESLVDEMYAETTKTPTSVTVDIFLDMTYSDLRPVVSEVDVPALLIYGEQSDIFPTDVGAWLEDAMPDATHVPFGDSGHCPFWEEAERFNEEVARFV from the coding sequence ATGGCGTACTTCGAGACCACCGACGGCGTACCGATCTACTACACCGACCGCGGCGAGGGGGATCCGATCCTCCTGATCCACGGGTGGACGATGAACTCGACGTACTGGTGGCAACACAACGTCGACGCCCTCGTCGAGGCGGGGTATCAGGTGGTAGCCATGGACCTCCGGGGCCACGGCAAGTCCGGGAAGACGGACGCGGGCCACACGCTGGCGCAGTACGGCCGCGACGTGCGTGAGTTGATCGACCATCTCGGCCTCGACGGCGTGACGCCGGTCGGGTGGTCGATGGGGACTGCCGTGATCCTCAACTACGTCGACCAGTTCGGGACGAATGGATTGGAAAAGGTCGTCTTCGTCGACCAGAGCCCGAAGTTCCACACCGACGACGAGTGGGAACACGGCCTGCTCGGCGAGTTCTCGGGCGAGGCGGCGACGGAACTCGCGACGAATCTGGAGTACAACCGGCCGTCGGCGGCCAAGCCGTTCGTGCAGGCGATGTTCGCCGACGAGATAGACGAGAGCCTCGTCGACGAGATGTACGCGGAGACGACGAAGACGCCGACGAGCGTGACCGTCGACATCTTCCTCGACATGACGTACTCCGATCTCCGGCCGGTCGTGAGCGAGGTGGACGTGCCGGCGCTCCTGATCTACGGCGAGCAGAGCGACATCTTCCCGACGGACGTGGGCGCGTGGCTCGAAGACGCGATGCCCGACGCGACGCACGTCCCCTTTGGGGACAGCGGTCACTGCCCGTTCTGGGAGGAAGCGGAGCGGTTCAACGAGGAAGTGGCGCGGTTCGTCTAA
- a CDS encoding DUF3006 domain-containing protein codes for MTDVDALADGCYTAVVDSVEDGVATVFFEDDGEEVGNAVLDAAALPEAARHEDAILRVTVVDGALVGSEYDAERTADRAERAQDRFDRLSERPPSDGDRDHRKSS; via the coding sequence ATGACCGATGTCGACGCGCTGGCGGACGGCTGTTACACGGCGGTCGTCGATTCCGTCGAGGACGGCGTCGCGACCGTCTTCTTCGAGGACGATGGCGAGGAAGTCGGGAACGCGGTACTCGACGCCGCGGCCTTACCCGAGGCGGCACGACACGAAGACGCGATCCTGCGTGTCACGGTCGTCGACGGGGCGCTGGTCGGGAGCGAGTACGACGCCGAACGGACGGCGGACCGGGCCGAACGGGCCCAGGATCGGTTCGATCGGCTGTCCGAGCGACCGCCGTCGGACGGTGATAGGGATCATCGGAAGTCATCGTAG
- a CDS encoding DEAD/DEAH box helicase: MTLRLRFADGAIVVEGDVPDPPGVDALPLTPDDRDRTLRAPAHRYPDLRRALDDAGVDYEDGVGDLPALDLSTDYDLREYQREALDAWTAAGRRGVLELPTGSGKTVVAVAAMAALDTPTLVVVPTVDLLTQWRRELETEFSITVGQLGGGEQRVEDVTVSTYDSAYLRADDVGDRFGLVVFDEVHHLGGEGYRDVARLLTAPARLGLTATFERPDGAHEVIEDLVGPVVYDLAVDDLAGEHLADYELRRIEVELTDEEREAYEDAQGTFVDYLKTTGLTFSSGSDYQELVMRSGNDPRAREALLAKQEAREIMMNADAKVEALARLLDRHRDDRIIVFTAHTDLVYRLSERFLLPAITGETGASERRAILDRFREGTYGRIVTANVLDEGVDVPDANVAVVLSGSGSEREFTQRLGRVLRPKSDGGRALLYEVVSAETAEERVAERRR, encoded by the coding sequence GTGACGCTTCGCCTCCGGTTTGCCGACGGCGCGATCGTCGTCGAAGGCGACGTTCCCGACCCGCCCGGCGTCGACGCCCTCCCGCTCACCCCCGACGACCGCGACCGGACGCTCCGCGCCCCCGCCCACCGCTACCCCGACCTGCGACGCGCCCTCGACGACGCCGGCGTCGACTACGAGGACGGCGTCGGCGACCTGCCCGCTCTCGACCTATCGACCGACTACGACCTCCGGGAGTACCAGCGAGAGGCGCTCGACGCGTGGACGGCGGCGGGTCGGCGGGGCGTCCTCGAACTCCCGACCGGGAGCGGCAAGACCGTCGTCGCCGTCGCCGCGATGGCCGCGCTCGATACGCCGACGCTCGTCGTCGTCCCCACCGTCGACCTCCTGACGCAGTGGCGACGCGAACTGGAGACCGAATTTTCGATCACGGTCGGCCAACTCGGCGGCGGCGAGCAACGCGTCGAAGACGTGACCGTCTCCACGTACGACTCGGCGTACCTCCGCGCCGACGACGTCGGCGACCGCTTCGGGCTCGTCGTCTTCGACGAGGTGCACCACCTCGGCGGCGAGGGCTACCGCGACGTGGCCCGACTACTCACCGCGCCCGCCCGCCTCGGCCTCACGGCGACGTTCGAGCGTCCAGACGGCGCCCACGAGGTGATCGAGGACTTGGTCGGCCCCGTCGTCTACGACCTCGCTGTCGACGACTTGGCAGGCGAACATCTCGCTGACTACGAACTTCGGCGGATCGAGGTCGAACTGACGGACGAGGAACGCGAGGCCTACGAGGACGCTCAGGGCACCTTCGTCGACTACCTGAAGACCACCGGCCTCACCTTCTCCTCCGGCAGCGACTACCAGGAACTCGTGATGCGTTCCGGAAACGATCCGCGCGCCCGCGAGGCCCTGCTGGCCAAACAGGAGGCTCGCGAGATCATGATGAACGCGGACGCGAAAGTCGAGGCGCTCGCCCGCCTGCTGGATCGCCACCGCGACGACCGGATCATCGTCTTCACCGCCCACACCGACCTCGTCTACCGCCTCTCCGAACGATTCCTCCTCCCCGCGATCACCGGCGAGACGGGGGCGAGCGAGCGCCGGGCCATTCTCGACCGGTTCCGCGAGGGGACGTACGGTCGGATCGTGACTGCGAACGTCCTCGACGAGGGGGTGGACGTGCCCGACGCGAACGTCGCCGTCGTCCTCTCGGGGAGCGGGAGCGAACGCGAGTTCACCCAGCGACTGGGGCGGGTTCTGCGCCCCAAATCCGACGGCGGCCGGGCGCTGCTCTACGAAGTCGTGAGCGCCGAGACGGCGGAGGAGCGGGTGGCCGAACGCAGGCGGTAG
- a CDS encoding plastocyanin/azurin family copper-binding protein, producing the protein MHRRHALRLGGAVGLAAIAGCSSAGESTDTKRVSMTDDFAYDPERVTVAPGTTVRWVNDDDVGHSVTAYGDAIPAGTDYFASGGFDTERAARNDIAGGLIAAGDAYEHTFTTTGTHDYFCVPHEGSGMTGRVIVRG; encoded by the coding sequence ATGCACAGGCGTCACGCCCTTCGACTCGGCGGTGCGGTGGGACTCGCGGCGATAGCCGGCTGTTCGTCCGCCGGGGAGTCGACCGACACGAAACGCGTCTCGATGACCGACGACTTCGCGTACGACCCCGAACGCGTCACCGTCGCCCCCGGCACCACCGTCCGCTGGGTCAACGACGACGACGTCGGCCACTCGGTGACGGCCTACGGGGACGCGATTCCGGCCGGCACCGACTACTTCGCCAGCGGCGGCTTCGACACCGAACGCGCCGCCCGCAACGACATCGCCGGCGGCCTGATCGCGGCCGGCGACGCCTACGAACACACGTTCACCACCACTGGCACCCACGACTACTTCTGTGTCCCCCACGAGGGGTCCGGCATGACCGGCCGCGTGATCGTCCGAGGTTAG
- a CDS encoding pyridoxal phosphate-dependent aminotransferase, producing MSGREFSARVEAISISGIREVFEAAGEDAINLGLGQPDFPAPAHARQAAVEAIEAGKADAYTGNKGIEPLREAIAAKHERDQGVAVDPGDVIATAGGSEALHLAMEAHVDAGQEVIFPDPGFVSYDALTKVAGGTPKPVPLRDDLTLDPAAVEDAITDDTAMFVVNSPGNPTGAVSPEDDVREFARIADEHDVVCLSDEVYEPFVFEGDHHSPISYADTDSVVVVNGCSKTYSMTGWRLGWVTASTRRIERMLRVHQYIQACASAPAQYAAEAALTGPQGVVDEMRETFEERRNLLLDRFSEMGVEVPTPKGAFYAMPKVPEGFVDACIDRGVIVVPGEAFGDGGAGHARLSYANDTESLREALDVMEGVLADLRA from the coding sequence ATGAGCGGACGCGAGTTCTCCGCACGCGTCGAAGCCATCTCGATCAGCGGCATCCGCGAGGTGTTCGAAGCCGCCGGCGAGGACGCCATCAACCTCGGCCTCGGCCAACCCGACTTCCCGGCGCCGGCCCACGCGCGACAGGCGGCCGTCGAGGCCATCGAGGCCGGAAAGGCCGACGCCTACACCGGCAACAAGGGGATCGAACCCCTCCGCGAGGCCATCGCCGCGAAACACGAACGCGATCAGGGGGTCGCCGTCGACCCGGGCGACGTCATCGCGACTGCGGGGGGGAGCGAGGCGCTCCACCTCGCCATGGAGGCCCACGTCGACGCGGGGCAGGAAGTGATCTTCCCCGATCCGGGCTTCGTCTCCTACGACGCCCTGACCAAGGTGGCCGGCGGGACGCCCAAGCCCGTCCCCCTGCGCGACGACCTGACGCTCGATCCGGCCGCCGTCGAGGACGCGATCACCGACGACACCGCGATGTTCGTCGTCAACAGCCCCGGCAACCCGACGGGCGCAGTGTCGCCCGAGGACGACGTCCGGGAGTTCGCCCGCATCGCCGACGAACACGACGTGGTCTGTCTCTCCGACGAGGTGTACGAACCCTTCGTCTTCGAGGGTGACCACCACTCCCCCATCTCCTACGCCGACACCGACAGCGTGGTCGTCGTCAACGGCTGTTCGAAGACCTACTCGATGACGGGGTGGCGGCTGGGGTGGGTGACGGCGTCGACCCGCCGGATCGAGCGGATGCTCCGCGTCCACCAGTACATCCAGGCCTGCGCGTCGGCGCCGGCGCAGTACGCCGCCGAAGCGGCGCTGACCGGCCCGCAGGGCGTCGTCGACGAGATGCGCGAGACGTTCGAGGAGCGCCGGAACCTCCTGCTGGACCGCTTTTCGGAGATGGGCGTCGAGGTGCCGACGCCGAAAGGCGCCTTCTACGCGATGCCGAAGGTGCCCGAGGGGTTCGTCGACGCCTGCATCGACCGTGGGGTGATCGTCGTCCCCGGCGAGGCGTTCGGCGACGGGGGCGCGGGCCACGCCCGCCTCTCCTACGCCAACGACACCGAGTCGCTCCGCGAGGCACTCGACGTGATGGAAGGCGTCCTCGCGGACCTGCGGGCGTAG
- a CDS encoding DUF790 family protein, giving the protein MLTKDLLRVSRAGGGYHPQFTDRSHRPLAARVLGTFEAHVGRPRADLEAALADLEPEADHFKLVRGFAALCERDATFETRAAVPPERARRAAFEAGEAVGVVTEADRDRALARAADRLGAEADALVDSLYADRDPRQVLADFDPRWDPDELLAQYDLSLAQTALFDAVEVRVRSSDPRALISAVKRLGLMYEVRRTDSGREVVVTGPDHLFRRTRRYGTAFARLLRSVAKTAEWRLEATVDDRGTERELVLTGADVSVPGVEPVAEPTYDSGVEADFAARFGSLNLDWDLVREPEPLAAGARVMIPDFAFEYRFADFTVFFEIMGFWTPEYVAKKLEQLADLEDVEMLVAVDESLGVGEEIEARDGRAIPYSGSVRVKDVVDALRRYEAELVAETRADLPDELRPAADAVGLDELAADHGVSVDALDSVAFPEHERVGRTLVRPAVLDALRDRIEPGQSLSDADGVLDEYGLDDASAVLSTLGLRVEWEGLSGGTVRQSE; this is encoded by the coding sequence GTGCTCACGAAGGACCTCCTCCGGGTGTCGCGGGCCGGCGGCGGCTACCACCCGCAGTTCACCGACCGGAGCCACCGCCCGCTCGCCGCGCGCGTACTGGGAACCTTCGAGGCTCACGTCGGCCGGCCGCGCGCGGATCTGGAGGCGGCGCTCGCCGATCTGGAACCCGAGGCCGACCACTTCAAACTCGTCCGGGGGTTCGCGGCGCTCTGTGAACGCGACGCGACCTTCGAGACGCGGGCGGCGGTGCCGCCGGAGCGCGCCCGTCGGGCCGCGTTCGAGGCCGGCGAGGCCGTCGGCGTGGTGACCGAGGCCGACCGCGACCGGGCACTCGCCCGCGCCGCCGACCGTCTGGGCGCCGAGGCGGACGCCCTCGTCGACTCGCTGTACGCCGACCGTGATCCCCGACAGGTGCTCGCCGACTTCGACCCGCGGTGGGACCCGGACGAACTCCTCGCCCAGTACGACCTGTCGCTGGCCCAGACGGCGCTCTTCGACGCCGTCGAGGTGCGGGTCCGGAGCTCCGACCCGCGGGCGCTGATTTCGGCCGTGAAGCGCCTCGGCCTCATGTACGAGGTGCGCCGGACCGATTCGGGGCGGGAAGTCGTCGTCACCGGGCCGGACCACCTCTTTCGGCGCACCCGCCGCTACGGCACCGCCTTCGCCCGTCTGCTGCGCTCGGTCGCCAAGACGGCCGAGTGGCGTCTCGAAGCCACCGTCGACGACCGGGGGACCGAGCGCGAACTCGTCCTCACGGGAGCGGACGTGTCGGTGCCGGGGGTCGAACCGGTCGCCGAACCCACCTACGACAGCGGCGTCGAGGCCGACTTCGCCGCCCGATTCGGTTCCCTGAATCTCGACTGGGACCTCGTCCGCGAGCCCGAACCACTCGCCGCGGGCGCGCGGGTGATGATCCCCGACTTCGCCTTCGAGTACCGCTTCGCCGACTTCACCGTCTTCTTCGAGATCATGGGCTTCTGGACCCCCGAGTACGTCGCGAAGAAACTCGAACAGCTCGCCGACCTGGAGGACGTGGAGATGCTCGTCGCCGTCGACGAGAGCCTGGGCGTCGGCGAGGAAATCGAGGCCCGCGACGGCCGCGCCATCCCCTACTCCGGATCGGTGCGCGTGAAGGACGTGGTCGACGCCCTCCGGCGCTACGAGGCCGAGTTGGTCGCCGAGACGCGTGCCGACCTGCCCGACGAACTCCGGCCCGCGGCGGACGCCGTCGGTCTCGACGAACTCGCCGCCGATCACGGCGTGAGCGTGGACGCCCTCGACTCGGTCGCGTTCCCGGAACACGAACGCGTCGGCCGGACGCTCGTCCGTCCCGCCGTCCTCGACGCGTTGCGCGACCGGATCGAACCCGGCCAGTCGCTCTCCGACGCGGATGGCGTCCTCGACGAGTACGGCCTCGACGACGCCAGCGCCGTCCTCTCGACGCTCGGGCTCCGGGTCGAGTGGGAGGGACTGAGCGGCGGGACGGTCCGACAGTCGGAGTAG
- a CDS encoding multicopper oxidase domain-containing protein has protein sequence MPSTTYGRARALTERLETRLIDSLTSELTTTRRSVLGGLGLAGGAALTGVGRADSHDPAAASHDDDHSHGNFGAVGEYRDLDFDPHDYLTRYNTGNGESDNVPQDVYEEDGRTVREFTLTAVDTTITIAPGIEFSAWAYNGQVPGPTLRAVEGDLIRVHFENLSRHAHTIHPHLRNLDPAMDGVPTNGPGVLDTGNSYTYEWIAQPAGSHFYHCHSLPLKEHIHRGLYGAIIVDPDPERVAERPEDYCDFHPSQITDDLRADLVAEAETRNHTYDANDAVDELVMVMNGFDTNFDGDNEVYAVNTRAFAYGVGETDGQGDWQAGETKRPIQVDRTRRQRVYLINAIEFDPINSFHTHSQFFDYYDHGTTLRPTHQTVDTIMQCQAQRGIIELDYSNHDPGLYMFHAHQSEFAELGWMSFFEVI, from the coding sequence ATGCCCTCGACCACGTACGGCCGCGCACGGGCGCTCACCGAACGACTGGAGACCCGACTGATCGACTCGCTAACGTCCGAGTTGACGACGACCCGTCGGTCGGTTCTCGGTGGTCTCGGACTGGCGGGCGGGGCGGCTCTCACCGGGGTTGGTCGGGCGGACTCGCACGACCCCGCGGCGGCCAGCCACGACGACGACCACTCCCACGGCAACTTCGGCGCCGTGGGCGAGTACCGCGACCTCGATTTCGACCCGCACGACTACCTCACCCGCTACAACACGGGCAACGGCGAGAGCGACAACGTCCCGCAGGACGTGTACGAGGAAGACGGCCGGACGGTCCGGGAGTTCACGCTCACCGCCGTCGACACCACGATCACCATCGCACCGGGTATCGAATTTTCGGCGTGGGCGTACAACGGGCAGGTGCCCGGCCCGACGCTTCGGGCCGTCGAGGGCGACCTGATCCGCGTCCACTTCGAGAACCTGAGCCGGCACGCCCACACCATCCACCCCCATCTCCGCAACCTCGACCCGGCGATGGACGGCGTGCCGACGAACGGTCCCGGCGTCCTCGATACGGGCAACTCCTACACCTACGAGTGGATCGCCCAACCCGCGGGCAGTCACTTCTATCACTGCCACTCCCTGCCGCTGAAAGAACACATCCACCGGGGGCTGTACGGCGCGATCATCGTCGACCCCGACCCCGAACGGGTCGCGGAGCGCCCCGAGGACTACTGCGACTTCCACCCGTCACAGATCACCGACGACCTCCGCGCCGACCTGGTCGCCGAGGCGGAGACGCGAAACCACACCTACGACGCCAACGACGCCGTCGACGAACTGGTGATGGTGATGAACGGGTTCGACACCAACTTCGACGGCGACAACGAGGTGTACGCCGTCAACACCCGTGCGTTCGCGTACGGCGTCGGCGAGACGGACGGGCAGGGCGACTGGCAGGCCGGGGAGACGAAACGGCCCATCCAGGTGGATCGGACGCGGCGCCAACGCGTCTACCTGATCAACGCCATCGAGTTCGACCCCATCAACTCCTTTCACACCCACTCGCAGTTCTTCGACTACTACGACCACGGGACGACGTTGCGTCCCACCCACCAGACGGTGGACACGATCATGCAGTGTCAGGCACAGCGCGGCATCATCGAACTCGACTACTCGAACCACGACCCCGGACTGTACATGTTCCACGCCCACCAGTCGGAGTTCGCGGAACTGGGCTGGATGAGCTTCTTCGAGGTGATCTGA
- a CDS encoding carboxymuconolactone decarboxylase family protein: MSIENPHATGPRVEPKAPEEVQAILEEAPEAAKANMERAEAILGALEDGDVPDKYATEEEWGFTFTGILAHHPETFKIWWAEEGQVFEGGDLDRGFKELLAAVIAHERGASICIAWHTTSAELEDVDPERFGIVQQFDERKDELPDDERAAIEFAVESVDAPADVTADDVEALKDHGYSDADIVELTTTAGTAAKFANFALTLDI, translated from the coding sequence ATGAGCATCGAGAACCCGCACGCGACCGGTCCGCGCGTCGAGCCGAAAGCACCGGAGGAAGTCCAGGCGATCCTCGAGGAGGCGCCCGAGGCCGCGAAGGCGAACATGGAACGGGCCGAAGCGATTCTCGGCGCGCTCGAAGACGGGGACGTGCCGGACAAGTACGCGACCGAAGAGGAGTGGGGATTCACGTTCACCGGCATCCTCGCCCACCACCCGGAGACGTTCAAGATCTGGTGGGCCGAAGAAGGACAGGTCTTCGAGGGTGGGGACCTCGACCGTGGCTTCAAGGAACTCCTCGCGGCCGTCATCGCTCACGAACGCGGGGCGTCGATCTGCATCGCGTGGCACACGACCAGCGCCGAACTCGAAGACGTCGACCCCGAGCGGTTCGGAATCGTCCAGCAGTTCGACGAGCGGAAGGACGAACTGCCCGACGACGAACGCGCAGCCATCGAATTCGCCGTCGAGAGCGTCGACGCACCGGCGGACGTGACGGCCGACGACGTGGAAGCGCTCAAAGACCACGGCTACAGCGACGCCGACATCGTCGAACTCACGACGACCGCGGGGACGGCGGCGAAGTTCGCCAACTTCGCGCTGACGCTCGACATCTGA
- a CDS encoding ZIP family metal transporter yields the protein MSQPDGGTTIHRSDRPLGLPRWVAAVLPLVLLALIVGGFFAATPFASLDTGGEPLPDVTITHTTLPDDETVVLHVTNNGPDPVTISQVLVADAYWNFDVQGAGGDATLAPRESARVVIPYHWNPGWDLSFALVLSDGATIHHTLVAPSESPGLTTDLLVTMVVVGLFVGVIPVVLGMLWFPFLQSMSERWLHAILAFSAGILVFLAFDAGFEAFELAERVPGAFEGPALVALGILGALLAVQSVSAWRQGRADDGDARAESGLWIAYLVALGIGLHNLAEGLAIGSSFALGRVSLGAFLVIGFMLHNVTEGPAVVAPVARGERPPLAHFVGLGVLAGAPVILGGWIGSLAYSPTLGALFLAIGVGAILQVVWELRGMIGRRGRAGTALNLVTFLVGLVVMYATDLFVAL from the coding sequence ATGAGTCAACCGGATGGCGGCACGACGATACACCGCTCCGATCGACCGCTGGGACTGCCGCGCTGGGTCGCGGCCGTCCTCCCACTCGTCCTCCTCGCGCTGATCGTCGGCGGGTTCTTCGCGGCGACGCCGTTCGCGTCGCTCGACACCGGCGGCGAACCCCTCCCCGACGTGACGATCACGCACACCACTCTGCCGGACGACGAGACGGTCGTCCTCCACGTCACGAACAACGGTCCCGACCCGGTCACCATCTCGCAGGTGCTCGTCGCCGACGCGTACTGGAACTTCGACGTGCAGGGGGCTGGCGGTGACGCGACGCTCGCCCCGCGCGAGAGCGCGCGTGTCGTGATCCCATACCACTGGAATCCCGGCTGGGACCTGTCGTTCGCGCTCGTCCTCTCGGACGGCGCGACGATCCACCACACGCTCGTCGCGCCCAGCGAGTCGCCCGGACTGACGACCGACCTCCTCGTGACGATGGTCGTCGTCGGCCTGTTCGTGGGCGTCATTCCCGTCGTGCTGGGGATGCTGTGGTTCCCCTTCCTGCAGTCGATGAGCGAGCGCTGGCTCCACGCCATCCTCGCCTTCTCCGCGGGGATTCTGGTCTTTCTCGCCTTCGACGCCGGCTTCGAGGCCTTCGAACTCGCCGAGCGGGTTCCCGGGGCCTTCGAGGGACCGGCGCTCGTCGCCCTCGGCATCCTCGGCGCCCTCCTCGCGGTGCAGTCCGTCAGCGCGTGGCGACAGGGCCGCGCCGACGACGGCGACGCCCGCGCGGAGAGCGGCCTCTGGATCGCCTACCTCGTCGCGCTCGGTATCGGCCTGCACAACCTCGCGGAAGGCCTCGCCATCGGGAGTTCGTTCGCGCTCGGGCGCGTCTCGCTCGGCGCCTTCCTCGTGATCGGGTTCATGCTCCACAACGTGACCGAAGGACCGGCCGTCGTGGCGCCGGTCGCCCGCGGCGAGCGCCCGCCTCTCGCACACTTCGTCGGACTGGGGGTCCTCGCCGGCGCGCCCGTCATCCTCGGTGGGTGGATCGGGAGTCTGGCCTACTCCCCGACGCTCGGCGCGCTCTTTCTGGCTATCGGCGTCGGCGCCATCCTCCAGGTGGTCTGGGAACTCCGCGGGATGATCGGCCGCCGGGGTCGCGCAGGAACGGCGCTCAACCTCGTCACGTTCCTCGTCGGTCTCGTGGTGATGTACGCCACCGACCTCTTCGTCGCCCTCTAA